A stretch of the Coprobacillus cateniformis genome encodes the following:
- a CDS encoding pseudouridine synthase: protein MERLQKAIAASGYTSRRKAEDLIAAGRVKVNGEVISELGFKVKKGDMIMIDDKALKGENKVYYVFYKPKGCICSLSDELGRSTVIDYFPEVEERIYPVGRLDYDTTGVLLMSNDGEFANLMMHPSSHLEKVYEVSVSGLVQGETLHKLEKGVYLEGTKTLPCKIKVTHKDVEHKTTILMIKLVEGKNRQVKKMFEAMGHKVKRLHRLQVGTINLKGLTPGHYRLLKPQEVKELKTMAMAKKTSGKKR from the coding sequence ATGGAAAGACTACAAAAAGCAATTGCTGCAAGTGGATATACTTCACGTAGAAAAGCAGAGGATTTAATTGCGGCTGGAAGAGTCAAAGTCAATGGTGAGGTCATAAGTGAATTAGGGTTCAAAGTCAAAAAGGGCGATATGATTATGATTGATGATAAAGCCTTAAAAGGAGAAAATAAAGTTTACTATGTTTTCTATAAACCAAAAGGTTGTATATGCTCATTAAGTGATGAATTAGGAAGATCTACAGTTATAGATTATTTTCCTGAAGTTGAAGAACGTATTTATCCAGTTGGAAGACTGGATTATGATACAACTGGCGTTTTGCTAATGAGTAATGATGGCGAGTTTGCAAATCTTATGATGCATCCTTCATCACATTTGGAAAAAGTTTATGAAGTGTCAGTAAGTGGATTGGTGCAAGGAGAAACGTTGCATAAATTAGAAAAAGGTGTCTATTTAGAAGGAACAAAAACTTTACCATGTAAAATCAAAGTTACTCATAAAGATGTTGAACACAAAACAACTATTTTAATGATTAAACTCGTTGAAGGGAAAAACAGACAAGTTAAGAAGATGTTTGAAGCGATGGGACATAAAGTCAAAAGATTACATCGTCTTCAAGTAGGAACGATTAATTTAAAAGGATTAACACCAGGACATTATCGTCTTTTAAAACCACAAGAAGTTAAAGAGTTAAAAACTATGGCTATGGCTAAAAAAACTTCAGGGAAAAAAAGATAA